From Draconibacterium halophilum, one genomic window encodes:
- the rplW gene encoding 50S ribosomal protein L23 has translation MEILVKPLVTEKMTDQSERFNRYGFVVARDASKPEIKKAVEDLYNVSVESVNTMVYGGKVKSRYTKGGIITGKTTTYKKAIVTLVDGDSIDFYSNI, from the coding sequence ATGGAAATATTAGTAAAACCATTAGTTACAGAAAAAATGACCGACCAGTCGGAACGTTTTAACCGTTACGGTTTTGTGGTAGCTCGCGATGCAAGTAAACCTGAAATTAAAAAAGCGGTTGAAGATCTTTATAACGTTTCGGTTGAAAGCGTGAATACCATGGTTTATGGTGGTAAAGTAAAATCGAGATACACCAAAGGCGGTATTATTACCGGTAAAACAACAACTTACAAAAAAGCTATTGTTACTTTGGTTGATGGAGATAGTATTGACTTTTATAGTAATATATAA
- the fusA gene encoding elongation factor G, producing the protein MAKQDLKYTRNIGIMAHIDAGKTTVTERILFYTGLTHRIGEVHDGAATMDWMEQEQERGITITSAATTTFWKHKEQEYKVNIIDTPGHVDFTVEVERSLRILDGTVALFCAVGGVEAQSETVWRQAEKYGVPRIAFVNKMDRQGADFFNVYKEIKEKLGANPVPMQIPIGSEETFEGVIDLVEMKAIRWEDDATMGTKYVLDEIPADLQEQAEEWKENLVEAVAEVDDEILERYFEDPDSITKDEMLAVIRKATLEGVIIPMMCGSAFKNKGVQRLLDAVCEFLPSPLDKGEIKGKNPVIDKEVTRKPDADEPLAALAFKIATDPFVGRLAFIRVYSGKIESGSTVYNSRTGKKERISRLYQMHSNKQNPKDVIEAGDICAAVGFKDIRTGDTLGDLKNPIELESMDFPEPVIGIAIEPKSQKDVDKLGNGLAKLAEEDPTFVVRTDEDSGQTVIRGMGELHLEILVDRLRREFKVECNQGAPQVAYKEAITQSVELREVFKKQTGGRGKFADIIVKVEPAEEGKEGLEFIDSVKGGRIPREFIPSVEKGFKDALSNGPLAGFPIDSLKVTLIDGSFHPVDSDQLSFEICARQAFKSAASKAKPALLEPIMNVEVVTPEEYMGDIIADLNRRRGEIASMDSKGNAKVIEAKVPLSEQFGYVTVLRTLSSGRATSSMEFSHYAEVPRGLAEKVLTDVQGRIDLL; encoded by the coding sequence ATGGCTAAACAAGATCTGAAATATACCAGAAACATTGGTATTATGGCGCATATCGACGCCGGTAAAACCACTGTAACAGAAAGAATTCTGTTTTATACGGGTTTGACTCACCGTATTGGTGAGGTGCACGATGGTGCCGCTACCATGGACTGGATGGAGCAAGAGCAGGAAAGAGGTATTACTATTACTTCTGCTGCAACTACTACTTTTTGGAAGCACAAAGAGCAGGAATACAAAGTAAATATTATAGATACACCAGGACACGTTGACTTCACTGTTGAGGTTGAGCGTTCATTGAGAATCCTGGACGGAACTGTAGCATTGTTCTGCGCCGTTGGTGGTGTAGAAGCACAGTCGGAAACAGTATGGCGTCAGGCCGAAAAATATGGTGTTCCGCGTATTGCATTTGTAAATAAAATGGACCGTCAGGGTGCTGATTTCTTTAATGTTTATAAAGAAATTAAAGAAAAATTAGGTGCTAATCCGGTACCAATGCAAATTCCTATTGGTTCTGAAGAAACTTTCGAAGGGGTAATCGACCTCGTTGAAATGAAGGCAATCCGCTGGGAAGATGACGCAACAATGGGAACCAAGTATGTGCTTGATGAGATTCCTGCTGATTTGCAAGAGCAAGCTGAAGAGTGGAAAGAAAATTTGGTTGAAGCAGTAGCTGAAGTTGATGACGAGATCTTAGAACGTTATTTCGAAGATCCAGATTCAATAACTAAAGACGAAATGTTGGCTGTAATCCGTAAAGCAACTTTGGAAGGAGTAATCATTCCAATGATGTGTGGATCAGCGTTTAAAAATAAAGGTGTTCAGCGTTTGCTGGATGCTGTATGTGAGTTCTTGCCATCACCACTTGATAAAGGTGAAATTAAAGGCAAAAACCCTGTAATTGATAAAGAAGTTACACGTAAGCCTGATGCTGATGAGCCATTGGCAGCTTTGGCATTTAAAATTGCTACCGACCCATTTGTTGGTCGTTTGGCATTTATTCGTGTATATTCTGGTAAAATCGAATCGGGTTCTACTGTTTACAACTCGCGTACAGGAAAAAAAGAGCGTATCTCGCGTTTATACCAGATGCACTCTAACAAGCAAAACCCAAAAGATGTTATCGAAGCAGGTGATATTTGTGCTGCAGTAGGTTTTAAAGATATTCGTACCGGAGATACACTGGGCGACCTTAAAAACCCAATCGAGCTGGAAAGCATGGATTTCCCGGAACCGGTAATTGGTATTGCCATTGAGCCTAAGTCGCAAAAAGATGTTGACAAATTAGGAAATGGATTGGCAAAACTGGCAGAAGAAGATCCCACATTCGTTGTTCGTACCGATGAAGATTCAGGTCAGACTGTAATTCGCGGTATGGGTGAACTTCACCTTGAAATTTTGGTTGACCGTTTACGTCGCGAATTCAAGGTAGAATGTAACCAGGGAGCGCCACAAGTTGCCTACAAAGAAGCAATTACTCAGTCGGTTGAATTGCGCGAAGTATTTAAGAAACAGACAGGTGGTCGCGGTAAATTTGCCGATATTATTGTAAAGGTAGAACCTGCTGAAGAAGGAAAAGAAGGTCTTGAATTTATCGATTCGGTAAAAGGTGGACGTATTCCTCGTGAATTTATTCCTTCTGTAGAAAAAGGTTTTAAAGATGCATTGTCAAATGGTCCGTTAGCAGGATTCCCTATCGATAGCCTGAAAGTAACTTTGATTGATGGTTCGTTCCATCCTGTAGATTCAGACCAGTTATCGTTCGAGATTTGTGCTCGCCAGGCATTTAAAAGTGCTGCATCGAAAGCAAAACCTGCACTTCTTGAGCCAATTATGAATGTTGAGGTTGTTACTCCTGAGGAGTACATGGGTGATATTATTGCCGACCTTAACCGTCGTCGTGGCGAAATTGCAAGTATGGATAGCAAAGGTAACGCGAAAGTAATCGAAGCAAAAGTTCCACTGTCAGAACAATTTGGTTATGTTACCGTATTACGTACACTTTCATCGGGTCGTGCTACTTCTTCAATGGAATTTAGCCATTATGCCGAAGTGCCACGAGGTTTGGCCGAGAAAGTGTTGACAGATGTACAAGGAAGAATTGATTTATTATAA
- a CDS encoding sensor histidine kinase, with amino-acid sequence MKLLTKISLNFLSISLFIFLVGLIAFYFLLRQQVNQNINVELQKRQTSIRNELKSAHSATTAPTDFEKKVEITPIPADLNPGEGYSDTLIVNNETGVYSAYRQLQFVSEINGQKYLVKIFKSHAETDNLMVRIILSMTLLVVALILGLLILNRHISQKTLESFYDTINKIKKYDLNTHEDFQLKESDIKEFNDLNKVLIAMTDRIKDDFYNLKEYTENASHELQTPIAVIISKMELLLQSDCMNEKELKTISDAYEASTKLSRLTNTLLLLSKIGNRQFPEVKKVDLTQIIETQLSFLEDVIASKKISVESPNEAYFVEMNPYLADILISNLLKNAIRHNHKNGSISIKATDKRLTIANSGKKIEGNADDLFKRFYKSSTSDSSVGLGLAIVQKICEVSGFKALYSYANNLHNFSIIFHPETNNFEA; translated from the coding sequence ATGAAACTACTCACCAAAATAAGTCTCAACTTCCTCTCCATTTCGCTTTTCATTTTTCTGGTAGGGCTTATCGCTTTTTATTTTTTACTCCGACAACAAGTAAACCAAAACATAAATGTTGAGCTACAAAAGCGACAAACCAGCATCCGGAATGAGTTAAAATCGGCACACTCTGCAACCACTGCACCAACTGATTTTGAGAAAAAAGTTGAAATAACTCCGATTCCTGCTGACCTAAATCCGGGTGAGGGTTATTCCGATACGCTTATTGTGAACAATGAAACTGGCGTTTACAGCGCTTATCGTCAACTGCAGTTTGTTTCGGAGATTAACGGGCAAAAATATCTGGTAAAAATCTTTAAATCACACGCTGAAACCGACAACCTAATGGTTCGCATTATTTTATCGATGACACTTCTGGTTGTTGCCCTTATTTTAGGCCTACTGATCCTGAACCGGCACATATCGCAAAAAACGTTGGAATCGTTTTACGACACCATCAATAAAATAAAAAAATACGATCTGAACACACACGAAGATTTTCAGCTTAAAGAAAGCGACATCAAAGAATTTAACGACTTGAACAAGGTGCTTATTGCGATGACCGATAGGATAAAAGACGACTTTTACAACCTGAAAGAATACACCGAAAATGCCTCGCACGAACTGCAAACACCAATTGCCGTAATTATTTCAAAAATGGAACTGCTTTTGCAATCTGATTGCATGAATGAAAAAGAACTTAAAACGATCAGCGATGCTTACGAAGCCTCCACTAAACTTTCGCGCCTGACCAATACCCTGCTGCTTCTTTCAAAAATCGGCAACCGTCAATTTCCTGAAGTGAAAAAGGTCGACTTAACACAAATCATCGAAACACAACTATCATTCCTCGAGGACGTTATCGCAAGCAAGAAGATTTCGGTAGAAAGTCCGAACGAAGCTTATTTTGTTGAAATGAATCCATATCTGGCCGACATATTGATATCCAACCTGTTAAAGAACGCGATCCGTCACAATCACAAAAACGGTTCTATTTCAATAAAAGCAACAGATAAACGGCTTACAATAGCCAACAGTGGCAAAAAAATTGAAGGCAATGCTGACGACCTTTTTAAACGATTTTACAAATCTTCAACATCTGACAGTTCGGTAGGATTGGGGCTTGCAATCGTTCAGAAAATATGCGAAGTTTCGGGTTTTAAGGCCCTTTATTCTTATGCCAATAACTTGCACAATTTTAGCATTATTTTTCATCCGGAAACAAACAATTTTGAAGCCTGA
- the rplC gene encoding 50S ribosomal protein L3 codes for MAGIIGKKIGMTSVFSVEGKNIPCTVIEAGPCVVTQVKTAETDGYEALQLAYGEKKDKHATKAEVGHFKKAGVSPKRKVVEFHNTYQEEFEMGQEIDVSIFEEKDYVDIIGVSKGKGFQGVVKRHNFRGVNDATHGQHNRLRAPGSIGASSWPSRVFKGMRMAGRDGGKTITIENLEVVKIIPEKNVIVVKGSVPGAKGSYLIIRKQWN; via the coding sequence ATGGCTGGTATTATTGGAAAAAAAATCGGAATGACATCCGTATTCAGTGTTGAGGGGAAAAACATCCCATGCACTGTGATTGAGGCCGGACCTTGTGTAGTTACACAAGTGAAGACGGCAGAGACCGACGGCTACGAAGCGCTTCAGTTAGCTTATGGCGAGAAAAAAGACAAGCACGCCACTAAAGCTGAAGTTGGCCACTTTAAAAAGGCTGGTGTTTCACCAAAGCGCAAAGTAGTAGAGTTTCATAACACCTATCAGGAAGAGTTTGAAATGGGACAAGAGATTGATGTTAGCATCTTCGAAGAGAAGGACTATGTTGATATCATCGGAGTTTCAAAAGGTAAAGGTTTTCAGGGTGTAGTAAAACGTCACAATTTCCGTGGTGTTAATGATGCTACACACGGTCAGCACAACAGGCTGAGAGCACCTGGTTCTATCGGTGCATCATCATGGCCTTCACGCGTATTTAAAGGTATGCGTATGGCTGGTAGAGACGGTGGTAAGACAATTACTATCGAAAACCTTGAAGTAGTAAAGATTATTCCCGAGAAGAATGTAATAGTGGTAAAAGGTTCGGTACCTGGCGCCAAAGGTTCATACTTAATTATTAGAAAACAATGGAACTAA
- the rplD gene encoding 50S ribosomal protein L4 — translation MELSVLNIEGKETGKKVTLNDQIFGIEPSDHAIYLDVKQYMANQRQGTSKTKERAEITGSTKKIKRQKGTGTARAGSIKSPLFRGGGTIFGPRPRNYGFKLNKKVKHLARKSALTYKANDKSIVVIEDFNFEAPKTKEMVALQSNLQIAEKKALFVLPTENNNIYLSSRNLRDVSVVTASELSTYQILNAKAIVLCEGSVAKIEEAFKL, via the coding sequence ATGGAACTAAGTGTACTGAATATAGAAGGAAAAGAAACCGGAAAGAAAGTCACTTTAAACGACCAGATTTTCGGTATTGAACCCAGCGACCACGCCATTTATTTGGATGTAAAACAATACATGGCTAACCAACGCCAGGGTACAAGTAAAACTAAAGAACGGGCTGAAATAACAGGAAGCACCAAAAAGATTAAAAGACAAAAAGGTACCGGTACGGCACGTGCAGGTAGTATCAAGTCTCCTTTATTCCGAGGTGGTGGTACTATTTTTGGTCCACGTCCGCGTAACTACGGTTTCAAGCTGAACAAAAAAGTAAAGCATTTGGCCCGTAAATCAGCTTTAACTTACAAAGCAAACGATAAGAGCATCGTTGTTATTGAAGACTTCAATTTTGAAGCTCCGAAAACAAAAGAGATGGTAGCCTTACAAAGTAATCTGCAAATAGCTGAAAAAAAGGCACTTTTCGTTTTACCAACTGAAAATAATAACATATATTTGTCGTCGCGAAATTTGCGAGACGTATCGGTTGTAACTGCTTCTGAGTTAAGTACTTATCAGATTTTGAATGCAAAAGCGATTGTGCTTTGCGAAGGATCTGTTGCGAAAATTGAAGAAGCATTTAAACTTTAA
- a CDS encoding peptidase domain-containing ABC transporter has translation MHTAQDARISLERLAEIHEKKDENEAGKSYVRNLPENKGISVSDLVFQYEGPRSPKVLNNINLEIPEKKTTAIVGTSGSGKTTLIKLLLGFYPPVAGDIKIGGTRLSNYSPQMWRDKCGVVMQDGFIFSDSIAKNIVVNDELVDQERLLNAVKMANIQDYIEALPLSYNTKIGQEGVGLSQGQKQRILIARAIYKSPEYLFFDEATNALDANNEKMIMENMDKFSAGKTVVVVAHRLSTVKNADQIVVLDTGEIVERGTHEELIAKQGKYYQLVKNQLELGN, from the coding sequence ATGCATACAGCACAGGATGCCAGGATTAGTTTAGAACGACTGGCTGAAATACACGAGAAAAAAGATGAGAACGAAGCCGGGAAATCATATGTAAGAAATCTGCCGGAAAATAAAGGGATATCCGTTAGCGATCTGGTTTTTCAGTATGAAGGGCCGCGTTCGCCAAAAGTTTTAAATAATATCAATCTTGAAATTCCGGAAAAGAAAACCACTGCAATTGTAGGAACCAGCGGAAGCGGTAAAACCACTCTGATAAAATTGTTGCTCGGATTCTATCCGCCGGTGGCAGGCGATATTAAAATTGGAGGGACAAGGTTGTCCAATTATTCACCTCAAATGTGGCGCGACAAGTGTGGCGTTGTGATGCAGGATGGTTTTATTTTTTCCGACAGCATTGCAAAAAATATTGTCGTAAACGACGAACTTGTTGATCAGGAGCGCTTGTTAAATGCCGTTAAAATGGCTAATATTCAAGATTATATTGAAGCGCTGCCGTTGAGTTATAATACAAAAATTGGTCAGGAAGGCGTTGGTTTAAGTCAAGGGCAGAAACAGCGGATATTGATTGCGCGCGCCATTTACAAATCGCCGGAATATTTGTTTTTCGATGAGGCAACAAATGCACTTGATGCCAACAACGAGAAAATGATTATGGAGAACATGGATAAGTTCTCGGCAGGAAAAACAGTGGTTGTGGTGGCGCACCGTTTAAGTACGGTAAAAAATGCCGATCAGATTGTGGTGCTCGATACGGGCGAAATTGTTGAACGGGGAACGCACGAAGAATTGATCGCAAAACAAGGAAAGTATTATCAGCTGGTTAAAAATCAGTTGGAATTAGGTAATTAA
- the rplV gene encoding 50S ribosomal protein L22 translates to MGARKRLAAEKRKEEKKQQYFAVLRNCPTSPRKMRLVADMIRGMEVNKALDVLKYSSKEASRRVEKLLLSAIANWQAKNEGVRLEESELYVSQIMVDSGRILKRLRPAPQGRAHRIRKRSNHVTIYVDSKESVVEENLN, encoded by the coding sequence ATGGGTGCCAGAAAAAGACTAGCAGCAGAGAAAAGAAAAGAAGAGAAAAAACAACAATATTTTGCTGTTTTAAGAAACTGCCCTACATCTCCAAGGAAAATGAGGTTAGTAGCCGATATGATCCGTGGAATGGAGGTTAATAAAGCGTTAGATGTATTGAAGTATTCTTCAAAAGAAGCATCGCGCAGGGTAGAAAAACTTCTGCTTTCGGCCATCGCCAATTGGCAGGCTAAAAACGAAGGAGTTCGTTTAGAAGAAAGTGAACTTTACGTATCACAAATCATGGTAGATTCAGGTCGTATTTTGAAACGTTTACGTCCGGCTCCCCAGGGTCGTGCACACCGTATCAGAAAACGCTCGAATCACGTGACTATTTACGTAGACAGTAAAGAAAGTGTTGTTGAAGAAAACCTTAATTAA
- the rplB gene encoding 50S ribosomal protein L2 → MRDKDGVAAVVDSIQYDPNRTARIALLKYEDGDKRYMIAPNGLQVGQTVKSGTGIEPEVGNCLPLAEIPLGTLVHNIELHPGQGGVMARSAGAYAQLTSREGKYAILKLPSGESRMVLTSCRATVGTVGNTEHIVEKSGKAGRSRWLGRRPRVRGVVMNPVDHPMGGGEGKNSGGHPRSRNGMLAKGYKTRSKKKASNKYIVERRKK, encoded by the coding sequence ATGCGCGATAAAGACGGTGTTGCAGCTGTAGTCGATTCAATTCAGTACGATCCAAATCGTACTGCTCGCATCGCGCTTCTGAAATACGAAGACGGTGACAAACGTTACATGATTGCGCCTAACGGGTTGCAAGTTGGCCAAACTGTAAAGAGCGGTACTGGAATCGAACCTGAAGTTGGGAATTGTCTTCCCCTGGCTGAAATACCTCTGGGTACTTTGGTACACAACATTGAACTTCATCCCGGACAGGGTGGAGTTATGGCGCGTAGTGCAGGTGCATACGCACAATTGACCTCACGTGAAGGTAAATACGCAATTTTGAAATTGCCTTCAGGCGAATCTCGTATGGTACTTACGTCCTGCAGGGCTACAGTAGGTACGGTTGGAAATACAGAACATATCGTTGAGAAATCGGGTAAAGCCGGTCGCTCGCGTTGGTTAGGAAGAAGACCTCGTGTTCGTGGTGTAGTAATGAATCCTGTCGATCACCCAATGGGTGGTGGAGAAGGTAAAAACTCAGGAGGACACCCAAGATCACGAAATGGTATGCTTGCGAAAGGTTATAAAACCCGTTCGAAGAAAAAAGCTTCCAACAAGTATATTGTAGAACGTAGGAAAAAATAA
- the rpsJ gene encoding 30S ribosomal protein S10: MSQKIRIKLKSYDHNLVDKSAEKIVKTVKTTGAVVSGPIPLPTHRRVFTVLRSTFVNKKSREQFQLSSYKRLIDIYSSTAKTIDALMKLELPSGVEVEIKV, from the coding sequence ATGAGTCAAAAGATCAGGATTAAGCTAAAATCGTACGATCACAACTTGGTAGACAAGTCGGCTGAGAAAATCGTTAAAACCGTAAAAACTACAGGTGCTGTAGTAAGTGGTCCTATTCCACTTCCTACTCATCGCAGAGTTTTCACCGTTTTACGTTCAACCTTCGTAAATAAAAAATCGAGGGAGCAATTTCAGTTGTCATCTTACAAACGTTTGATCGACATTTATAGCTCAACCGCTAAAACAATCGACGCATTAATGAAGCTGGAGCTTCCTAGTGGCGTTGAAGTAGAAATTAAAGTTTGA
- a CDS encoding HlyD family secretion protein: MADDQNNIEIRSGEVQEILGGVPSRVVRYGILVFAAIFSLIILFSFIFYYPDILRSNIVVTTENPPATLVARATGKIDQLFVEDKDHVKSGQTIALIENPANYNDVLELEQMINAVQPAFDTLNFTVSERFNKSLQLGAVQEYYSQFLTRYEELNEFYQRNYYTLKEESYKEQLKNARILYDRLWEQKEAINKEYQIKLRNYERQKKLLAGDVVSSTVLEDAESEMLSKKSELDGIRSTLAERQIGISELDQKIIENEKEYHDFKTQYESALIEAFNNLKSQASDWFLTYVLRSPIDGVVTFNKFYAENQNIAEGDRVLTIVPEDVGEVIGKVELPVRGSGKVKEGLDVNVKFDNYPYMEYGLVRGKVKSVSLVPEDSFYMVEIIFPNGLVTNYNNILQMQSQLMGQAEVITEDLRLIQRIFNPLKSLWKERINQ; the protein is encoded by the coding sequence ATGGCAGACGATCAGAATAATATAGAAATCCGATCCGGCGAAGTTCAGGAGATACTTGGGGGAGTTCCGTCGCGCGTTGTGCGATATGGAATTCTTGTGTTCGCGGCTATTTTTTCGCTGATCATTCTATTTAGTTTTATCTTTTATTATCCCGATATTTTACGTTCGAACATTGTGGTAACCACCGAAAATCCACCGGCTACATTAGTTGCGCGTGCAACCGGTAAGATAGATCAATTGTTTGTTGAAGATAAAGACCATGTTAAATCCGGCCAAACCATTGCCTTGATTGAAAATCCGGCAAATTATAATGATGTGCTTGAATTAGAGCAAATGATAAATGCCGTTCAGCCGGCTTTTGATACCCTTAATTTTACCGTTTCGGAGCGGTTTAATAAAAGTTTACAGCTTGGGGCAGTGCAAGAGTATTATTCGCAGTTTTTAACCCGTTACGAAGAGTTGAATGAATTCTATCAGCGCAACTACTATACGTTGAAAGAGGAGTCGTACAAGGAACAGTTGAAAAATGCACGGATTCTTTACGACCGGCTTTGGGAGCAAAAAGAGGCCATTAATAAGGAATACCAGATTAAGCTGCGCAATTACGAGCGGCAGAAAAAATTGCTGGCTGGTGATGTGGTGTCTTCAACAGTGCTGGAAGATGCGGAATCAGAAATGTTAAGTAAAAAATCGGAGTTAGATGGCATTCGTTCAACATTGGCCGAAAGACAAATTGGCATAAGCGAACTGGATCAAAAAATCATTGAAAACGAAAAGGAATATCACGATTTTAAAACTCAATATGAATCGGCATTAATTGAGGCCTTTAATAACCTGAAGAGCCAGGCAAGCGACTGGTTTTTAACTTATGTGTTGCGTTCGCCAATTGATGGAGTAGTTACTTTTAATAAGTTTTATGCGGAGAATCAGAATATTGCAGAAGGAGATCGTGTTTTAACCATCGTGCCAGAAGATGTGGGCGAAGTGATTGGTAAGGTAGAACTTCCTGTTCGGGGATCGGGAAAGGTAAAAGAAGGGTTGGATGTAAACGTGAAATTCGACAATTACCCTTACATGGAATACGGTTTGGTGCGCGGTAAAGTAAAAAGTGTTTCGCTGGTACCCGAAGATAGTTTTTATATGGTAGAAATCATTTTTCCTAACGGTTTGGTAACCAATTACAATAATATATTGCAAATGCAAAGTCAGTTAATGGGGCAAGCCGAAGTTATAACCGAAGATCTGCGTCTTATTCAGCGCATTTTTAACCCATTAAAATCGCTTTGGAAGGAAAGGATAAATCAGTGA
- the rpsG gene encoding 30S ribosomal protein S7, giving the protein MRKSKPKKRILLPDPKFNDVLVTRFVNDLMVHGKKSTAYSIFYDTMDLIEKRMKDAEQSPLEVWKKALENITPNVEVKSRRVGGATFQVPMEVRQERKNAISMKNMIIFARKRSGKSMADKLSAEIIAAFNEEGGAFKRKEDTHRMAEANRAFAHFRF; this is encoded by the coding sequence ATGAGAAAGTCAAAACCAAAGAAGAGGATTTTGTTACCAGATCCAAAATTTAATGATGTTCTGGTAACTCGCTTTGTAAACGACCTGATGGTACATGGTAAAAAATCTACAGCTTACAGCATTTTCTACGATACTATGGATCTGATAGAAAAACGCATGAAAGATGCAGAGCAATCACCACTTGAAGTTTGGAAAAAAGCATTGGAGAACATTACTCCAAATGTAGAGGTTAAGAGTCGCCGTGTTGGTGGTGCTACATTCCAGGTTCCAATGGAAGTTCGTCAGGAAAGAAAAAATGCCATCAGCATGAAGAATATGATCATATTTGCCCGTAAACGCTCGGGAAAATCAATGGCTGATAAATTATCTGCAGAGATTATTGCTGCTTTTAATGAAGAAGGTGGAGCATTCAAGAGAAAAGAAGATACGCACAGAATGGCAGAAGCTAACCGTGCATTCGCACACTTCAGATTCTAG
- the rpsL gene encoding 30S ribosomal protein S12: MPTIQQLVRKGRQVKVEKSKSRALDSCPQRRGVCVRVYTTTPKKPNSAMRKVARVRLTNGKEVNAYIPGEGHNLQEHSIVLVRGGRVKDLPGVRYHLIRGALDTAGVEGRLQRRSKYGAKKPKK; the protein is encoded by the coding sequence ATGCCAACTATTCAACAGTTAGTTAGAAAAGGAAGACAAGTTAAAGTCGAGAAAAGTAAGTCTCGGGCTTTAGATTCATGCCCACAACGTCGTGGAGTATGTGTTCGTGTTTATACCACTACGCCAAAGAAACCTAACTCGGCAATGCGTAAAGTTGCAAGGGTAAGGTTAACCAATGGCAAAGAAGTGAATGCTTACATACCGGGTGAAGGCCACAATCTTCAGGAGCACTCAATTGTGCTTGTTCGTGGAGGTAGGGTGAAAGACCTTCCGGGTGTACGTTACCACTTAATTCGCGGTGCATTGGATACCGCCGGTGTTGAAGGTCGTCTTCAGCGTCGTTCGAAATATGGTGCGAAAAAACCGAAAAAATAA
- a CDS encoding response regulator transcription factor → MKILIIEDEIALSDAIFQYLTEEGYVCETAYDYNTAAEHIEIHFYDCILVDINLPGGSGLDLIRQVKKDNKKMGIIIISARDSVENRIEGLEIGADNYLTKPFHLAELNAHLKSINRRINFDGDNQILVNEIKILPDSHQVFVHENELQLTKKEYELLQFFVANKNKVITKTGLAQHLWGDYMDIADSYDFIYGHIKNLRKKLIKKGCTDYIKTIYGVGYKFDLNQG, encoded by the coding sequence ATGAAGATTCTCATTATAGAAGACGAAATAGCTTTATCTGACGCCATTTTTCAGTACCTGACCGAAGAAGGTTATGTGTGCGAAACCGCCTACGATTACAATACGGCAGCCGAACATATTGAAATCCATTTTTACGATTGTATACTCGTGGACATCAACCTTCCGGGAGGCAGCGGACTCGATCTTATCCGGCAGGTAAAAAAGGACAATAAAAAAATGGGAATCATTATTATTTCGGCGCGCGATTCGGTAGAAAACAGAATTGAAGGACTTGAAATTGGTGCCGACAATTACCTCACAAAACCTTTTCACCTGGCCGAATTAAATGCCCACCTGAAATCGATTAACCGACGGATAAATTTTGATGGCGACAACCAGATTCTCGTAAACGAAATAAAAATCCTGCCCGATTCGCACCAGGTTTTTGTACACGAAAACGAGTTACAACTCACCAAAAAAGAGTACGAACTGCTCCAGTTTTTTGTAGCCAACAAAAACAAGGTTATTACCAAAACCGGTTTGGCACAACACCTTTGGGGCGATTATATGGACATTGCCGACTCGTACGATTTTATTTACGGGCACATTAAAAACCTACGCAAAAAACTGATAAAAAAAGGTTGCACCGATTATATTAAAACCATTTACGGCGTTGGGTATAAATTCGATTTAAACCAGGGATAA